The Aneurinibacillus migulanus genome contains the following window.
ACAATCAGAAGTCCCCTAAAGAAATCCTGATGGATCACTCAAAAAAGTTGAGAAAAGTCGTATATACCCTAGATGAAACCATGAAAAACAAGTTCCCCGCCAAAAACGCAACGAATGTATTGGAAGATGAGATCGACTACTGTCAAAAGCTTATTGACGTGATCGAAAAGGAAGGCAGTATTTCCGAGTATCCAAAAGTAAAGGAACAGGTAAACCGTCTTAAAGAAGTCGTCGCTGATGATATCGAACCGTTGCCGATCTCAGAAGATCAAGATGCAAAGGTGGGGCATAAAAGTGCGGATTCTTCGTTTTTTGGATACAAAACACACATAGCCATGAGTGAAGAACGGCTGATCACGGCCGCAACCATTACGACCGGTGAAAAAAATGACGGAAAACAATTACAGACGTTAGTTGAAAAAAGTGTGGCAGCTGGCATGGAGATTGAAACCGTAATTGGTGATACTGCTTATTCGGAAAAAGGAAATATTGAATATAGTCAGGAGAACGATATCAAATTAGTCGCTAAATTAAATCCTTCCGTTACACAAGGGAATCGAAAGAAGGAAGATGAATTTGAATTCAATAAAGATGCAGGAATGTATGTATGTAAAGCAGGACATATGGCGATCCGGAAAGCTCGACAAGGAAAAAAAGGGGTAGGTAAAAATCAAAAAAATACGTACTATTTTGATATTGAAAGGTGTAAGCGATGTTCCTTTAAAGAAGGATGTTATAAAGAAGGAGCCAAAAGCAAGAGTTATTCTGTTAGTATTAAATCCAACGAACATGTAGAACAGGAAAAATTTCAAGAAAGTGAGTATTTTAAAGAAAAATCGAAAGAACGATATAAAATTGAAGCTAAAAATAGTGAGTTAAAGCACCGACACGGGTATGATGTGGCGTCATCCTCGGGTCTTATTGGTATGGAATTACAAGGGGCAATGGCTATATTTACAGTGAATTTGAAAAGGATATTGAAACTAATGGGTTAAAAGCGAGAGATACAGCTAGTGATAACGGGGAAAAAGACGACTCTGCATTCAAATACTGAATTAGAGTCGTCTTTTTTGATGAATCAATTTAGTTACTCTAAAAAACGCTAGTTTTTCAGTGGCCTCGCTTAGGCTGGGGGGGCTGTTTTTAGGTGCAAAATATGGTAGAAATGGTTGTTCAACTCGCCTATAACTTACTTAGCTGGGCAATCAAAATTAAACAGTTGAATTGGGCAATCAGACTTGGATTTAGATTGCTCAACCGGTACCCCTTTATTGTTATTACCAAGAACTTGTTGAACTAAGTTATTTAGATCTCCATTATTAGCGGAATTCAATTGGTGTGCTGCAGTTGTAGAACCGAAGTTTTGTGCTCCGTTTACGAATGGGCAGTTGGTTGCCGCACTTGCGCTCCCTGCACCAAAGGTTAGTAGAGATGCACCAAGAATAGTGACGGTTGCTAGTAGTTTTTTCATTTGACCACTCCTAAACTAAAATGTATTGTTTGCTAACACATGTTCCATCCTAACATATATACAAACGAATTTCGGGTGGTAAATGTTGTGAATTATCTGTTGATTGTTATTAGAGTAAGCGTCAAATATTTCACACCTGCCATTTCAGGGCGAGAGGATATCCCTATTGTTCTCTATGATTATCAGCCCACAAGAGCAGGAGAACATCCGAAGCGTTTTTTAACTCGTTTTCAAGGGTATTTACAAGTAGATGGATATAGTGGTTATCATCAAATACCGGATGTCACTCTTGTGGGATGTTGGACGCATGCCAGACGAAAGTTTGATGAAGCCTTAAAGGCTTTACCTGATTCACAGAAGGGGAAAAAAGTGAAGGCGAGCGAAGGTTTACACTTCTGTAATCAACTCTATTAAAGAAGGTTATACATCAACCATTTTCTATTATCATTTAACGTATATATGGTTTTTTAGCCATTGTCTGAAATACTGCAACTGTTCCTGAGTATGGAAATAGTGTTCTCCGTTCTCCATTACTTGCAAATTACAGTTAAAGCGTTTAGCAAATTCAGATACAATGTCAAACTCACATAAGTTATCTTCTGAACCATAGAGAATTGAAGTCGGATTATTCCAAGCAACAATAGGATGTTCTTTCACATAACAGTAGTAATCCCAATAGAGAGTTTGTCCAATAGGTGTGGAAATTTCTTTCTCTATTTTTAGTCTACTCTCACTTACGTTAAACCATGTCATCATATTATTTATTATACGTTCCATATTTACCACAGGAGAGAGAAACAAGCACTGCTTCAACGGCTCATGGCTATATTCTAATAGACTAAAATACGCTCCCATGCTACAAGCAAAAATGCTTATATTATTTGATAACGATTTTGCATAGGTCATAATTGTATTAAGGTCTTGAACACAGTTTTGAACTTTACAAAGATAAGTATCATCCTTACGGTCACCATGTTGAGGCAAATCAAAACTAAGAACTTGATAACCTACTGCTGTTGCTTCTTCTGCAAATACAATAATCGAGTCATCTGCCTTATTTGACATGTTACCATGCACAACTATAAATAACTTATCTGATTTGTCTCCCCACAAAATTATCGGAATATTATCTATCTTTAAATTATGTCTTATCATTACATCTATCCTCCATGAAATATAAATAATTCATGATTCCTAAAATTCAAGTGTGTACTAAATTAGAGAGTGCTTATATGATAGTTATAACAATGATTCCATTATAATGTATATATCTAAATAAATATTGGCTCTCTTTCTTTAAAATCTGTTATTCTTGTATAAGCGTGGATTACATTGCATTGAACCATAAAGTTCTTGATTTTAACAACTTCTTTGTCAGTTTCTATTATATGAAGTTTTTATTCGTCTAATCTATATACCCATCTTGATAAGTCGCAGAGGCGCAAGAATCTTGATGGTGAGATAAAGCCATGTCTTAAGGCTGAAATAAGTGTCGAAGACATAAATGAAAAGTAATGGCGAAAAATAAGAAGGAGCTTGTCGCGGCGTAACAGCTCCTAGAAATCCTCCGTCCCCCCTTAACTTACGCTCTACATTGTAAATGTGCTAAGTAAAGACGGCCATACGGAAAATTTCTCACGGCAGGAGGGACATAATGTTTCCCCCGCTAAATAATACAGATGCCTAACCAATGTTTGCTCCCCGATCGCTTCCGCTTGCTCCGCTAATGTTCGTATTTCTTCATCTGCAAATGACGTGACCGGAACGATTACATAGGGTTCCTGGCCAGTGTGAAAGACGGGATCGCGTTCATAGACTTGAAGGATTTCTGCAGAATTATCTTCATGAGGCCAGATGAATACATCTTCTTCGCAGGCCGGACACACGGCCACATACTCATCACAGTTAATAAAAGTCATCAACATATTGGCAAGAATATACGAACCCCGATAAGCGGCATCCGCAACAAGAATAAAATGTTTCTCCATCTCATCGATGGAATGATGGGCTGTATAGGAGAATACTTCCTTTGTAAGCGCCTTGAGCTTCCCAATGGCCTCTAAATATTCACGATACAATTCAGTACAGACAGAGTTGCCTACATCCTCAACCAGTTCAGCCCAAGATTCTGGAAATAGCTCCCCATCGCGCTCATTACGGCTTGCCTCGATTATACCGCAATTTACAAACAGCTCTTTGCGCACTTCAGCATCAGATGTAGAACATGCTATTTGTGCCAAAAATGGCATCGCTGCATATGTAGCCGTATATATTGTATTTTGATGGAACAAGTACTCCTGAAAGAGTTCGTCAAAAATCTCCTGGCTATATTGTTGCATTAGCTGCTGCAATAACACAGGTACGTTGTCTGCGGAACTATACGGTCCTGTTAGCTTTCCCCATACATCGCTATTCCACTTAAGCAAGCTTTCCCTCCGTTCATAAATCAGGCCCAAGCCTCTTCATCATTTCCCCATGAACCGGCATCAATGTTCATTAGGTGACGAGCGAATCCAATGGCACATCATTTAATACACGTTGGACGAGTTTTCTTCTTGAAAAATTTTGTACACGCATCAGCCATTTGTTTGACTGTAATAACCATTGCACTTGCTAAAACTACTTCTATGCCATGAACATTCTCGTAAAAGGTAATCGTTTCGTCCCTAATATTGTCATCACCGTAAGAAGCAAAAGTTCCCTTTTGTTCACAATCTAAAAATTACAACACACAATAGTTCATTTGTCGAATTCTTAATCGCGATTTATATCTATTTAAATATTATTGTAAACAAATTACTAGCACCCTATTTATACCATATAAAAGTAGGGTTTACAATCATTACATAGTTACTTTGACTTATTATATGCTTTGATGTTGCTAGAAGTAACTATCACAAAAACAGGGTAGATATTGTCATAAAACGCAGACTTATTAGAGGAATGGAGAATTGAGTCAACGAAAGATACGCTTGTTTTCAATAAGGGATGGAAGGATTTGGGCGTGCTGATTCAAACGGAGAGCGACGAGGTATTTCTCTGTTAAGAAGGTGCTGGCTATGTAGCCAGTAAATGAAAAGAGAGTGGGTTAAATGCACAGATGACGGAGCTTTTTTTATATAAAGGCTCTGTTAGACGTTAGTGTTGATCTTTTAGAAAAATAAAAAAGGGCCATTTTAGCCCTTATGATTTATCTCTTGTTCAATTCATGCTCCTGTTAATTCCTCCTCAAGAAAAGTTGCTACATCATTCCAAGCTTCTATTGGTGAACTTTTTTCATATTCAAATACTCCAAAATTCACATTAGCATCTGGTTCATCTTCATAAAGTGAAAATTCTCGTATTAATCTACCCTTTTCTATTACTATAAGCTCTGCATTAAAATCTTCATCATAGTAAGCGTATGTAACAGAACTATCTTTTGCGAGTTCCATCCAAGATTCATTTGATAATCCAAAAAACGTTTGTCCTTCAAGGTCTATAAAGTGTGTCCATCCATCTTCAGATTCAGACAAGCACACTGATTCATTATAAAAATTCCCATTTTCGTCCCGTTGAAAATTTATATCCTTATTCATCCAATCGCAATAACGCTT
Protein-coding sequences here:
- a CDS encoding alpha/beta hydrolase, which produces MIRHNLKIDNIPIILWGDKSDKLFIVVHGNMSNKADDSIIVFAEEATAVGYQVLSFDLPQHGDRKDDTYLCKVQNCVQDLNTIMTYAKSLSNNISIFACSMGAYFSLLEYSHEPLKQCLFLSPVVNMERIINNMMTWFNVSESRLKIEKEISTPIGQTLYWDYYCYVKEHPIVAWNNPTSILYGSEDNLCEFDIVSEFAKRFNCNLQVMENGEHYFHTQEQLQYFRQWLKNHIYVK
- a CDS encoding IS1182 family transposase, whose amino-acid sequence is MIQKQQSMIFSPFMAIYDLVIPKDNLLRKINELIDFSFLYDELKDKYCLDNGRNAIDPIRMFKYLLLKSIYDLSDVDVVERSKYDMSFKYFLQMAPEESVIESSSLTKFRKLRLKDIDLLDMLINKTVEIAIEKGIIKSKAIIVDATHTKARYNQKSPKEILMDHSKKLRKVVYTLDETMKNKFPAKNATNVLEDEIDYCQKLIDVIEKEGSISEYPKVKEQVNRLKEVVADDIEPLPISEDQDAKVGHKSADSSFFGYKTHIAMSEERLITAATITTGEKNDGKQLQTLVEKSVAAGMEIETVIGDTAYSEKGNIEYSQENDIKLVAKLNPSVTQGNRKKEDEFEFNKDAGMYVCKAGHMAIRKARQGKKGVGKNQKNTYYFDIERCKRCSFKEGCYKEGAKSKSYSVSIKSNEHVEQEKFQESEYFKEKSKERYKIEAKNSELKHRHGYDVASSSGLIGMELQGAMAIFTVNLKRILKLMG